In the Candidatus Omnitrophota bacterium genome, one interval contains:
- a CDS encoding alpha/beta fold hydrolase, translated as MIALALAGMVATTDGVNIAYDHYKNGFDSVVIVCPGFFNSKKNSFMKKTVEIVSSSYDVIIFDFRGHGESGSKFTWTSTEPLDLGAVLDYAAGCGYKKIGVIGFSLGAATAMNVAVNRPEIKSMILISAPFSFWDMNYHFWEPEMLSDLMANFECKWEGKGAKLDNIFLPKVKPIKSVAEIKEIPMLFIHGDRDWVIKDYHSRKLYDAAVTKNKRLAILHNGFHAERLIEKYPDRMKELMLGWFKETLL; from the coding sequence ATGATCGCCCTTGCGCTAGCCGGAATGGTAGCAACCACGGACGGCGTCAACATCGCCTACGACCATTATAAGAACGGGTTCGATTCCGTGGTGATAGTATGTCCCGGTTTTTTTAACAGCAAGAAGAACTCGTTCATGAAAAAGACCGTGGAAATAGTCTCCTCGTCTTATGACGTCATAATCTTTGATTTCAGGGGACACGGCGAGAGCGGGAGTAAGTTTACCTGGACTTCAACCGAGCCGCTCGATCTGGGGGCAGTATTGGATTATGCCGCAGGGTGCGGGTACAAAAAGATCGGGGTGATCGGTTTTTCCCTGGGCGCGGCGACGGCGATGAACGTCGCGGTTAATCGGCCGGAGATAAAAAGTATGATCCTCATCAGCGCGCCGTTCAGTTTCTGGGACATGAATTATCATTTCTGGGAACCGGAGATGCTCTCCGACCTGATGGCTAATTTTGAATGCAAGTGGGAAGGAAAAGGCGCGAAGCTCGATAATATATTCCTGCCCAAGGTCAAGCCGATAAAGTCCGTCGCGGAGATCAAAGAGATTCCGATGCTATTTATCCACGGCGACAGGGATTGGGTCATAAAGGATTACCACTCAAGGAAACTCTACGACGCGGCGGTAACCAAGAACAAAAGATTGGCTATACTGCATAACGGTTTTCACGCCGAAAGGCTTATCGAGAAATACCCGGACCGGATGAAAGAACTGATGTTAGGCTGGTTCAAGGAAACACTTTTATGA
- a CDS encoding DUF2339 domain-containing protein, protein MYYFNEFDMILRLFPVLWIVSIIASPVIAAVAKNRSAIAWFLLGCIGGPVTLIIISLLPKAGPEKSEKSPAQMIGSPLSLEAIKKELDQIKTLYSDTAYRISVLENILKEPSRQEPEAKAEKAAKPEKRPAAPIPAPLIAHPALEVPAAVGLEQKMGKYWLNKVGILVLAMGVTFLISYTFKYFGPFMKILTGYIIGAGLLVIGVKLEKRAGLAYYGRSLLGGGWAIAYFTTYAMYHFQASRIIQSQLVDLILLAAVAVAILLHTLKYKSQEISSVALFVGYFTATLGDINYFTLASCLFLAVVSVVLVYKMRWLKMIFVGIALTYMTHIFWVVKQVHASFVPVGVLDVGQVQFWLNNGFVALYWLVFTVSIYLIKDQNENEKKQLAVASFSNFLPFFVLAYSKIYAQYPDFRFPFVFGLGLVYAVLALASSRMKNRVMSTVNTLIALSLVTFAVPLRQIPLSTTVIWLIELPCIMYIGWRFGKKSFRIFGLMLAAAVFVRIITLDFAVSGVFTVFGHDFTLKNFIFFIGALSSYLSVLIARRINDDVRLEKEGALTNVYSFFGTVYLTMFLWDTASKAWLGVILFEEVFILALIAFWLKDRAFRIYSYALLVAASFVLIFTENGHNFIWIMAQLPLLLILGLGYEIRPVRVIALVGSAVIFIKALAFDYHLYYTLAFFGAAITWKKVILLAGLAAMFLCDYFNRRLGQAERFAGEYPMVKAYSAIGTAYLTLFLWDAVPLRWLSLAWAFEAAALLFTGRMAKDAYFRAYSLVLLAMFSIRMVFIDANWGFEAVNWLAFAVEMALFAALYFLYKGLKEASEFEKGVPLSIFVIAAIVATSIIFKEVGRNFVSLALGVEGAAMFAIGFMAKDKVFRIGGFWLFGLTLARIILVDMAHVAAVYKIISFMVLGAIFLVTSFLYNKYNVGKDK, encoded by the coding sequence AAGAAAGAATTGGATCAGATAAAAACCCTCTATTCGGATACCGCCTACCGGATAAGCGTCCTTGAAAATATACTGAAAGAACCCTCCCGCCAGGAGCCTGAAGCGAAGGCAGAAAAGGCCGCTAAGCCTGAAAAGAGACCGGCAGCGCCGATACCCGCTCCTTTGATTGCACATCCTGCTTTGGAGGTCCCGGCAGCCGTCGGCCTTGAGCAGAAGATGGGGAAATACTGGCTTAACAAAGTCGGCATCCTTGTCCTCGCGATGGGCGTCACTTTTCTCATAAGCTATACCTTTAAATATTTCGGCCCGTTCATGAAAATACTCACCGGCTATATCATAGGTGCCGGTTTGCTCGTCATCGGCGTCAAGCTGGAAAAGAGAGCCGGCCTGGCCTATTACGGACGCAGCCTTTTGGGGGGAGGATGGGCTATAGCGTATTTTACCACTTACGCGATGTATCATTTCCAGGCTTCCCGCATCATCCAGAGCCAGCTCGTAGACCTGATATTGCTTGCGGCAGTTGCGGTCGCGATACTGCTGCACACGCTAAAATACAAATCGCAGGAAATTTCATCCGTGGCGCTCTTTGTGGGATATTTTACGGCAACGCTCGGCGATATCAATTATTTTACCCTGGCGAGCTGCCTCTTCCTGGCGGTGGTATCGGTTGTCCTGGTCTACAAGATGCGGTGGCTCAAAATGATATTCGTAGGCATTGCGCTGACATACATGACGCACATATTCTGGGTCGTTAAACAAGTGCATGCCTCTTTCGTCCCCGTCGGGGTTTTAGATGTGGGACAGGTCCAGTTCTGGCTAAACAACGGTTTTGTCGCGCTCTACTGGCTTGTTTTTACCGTATCGATATATTTGATCAAGGACCAGAACGAAAACGAAAAAAAGCAGCTCGCAGTGGCGAGCTTTTCCAATTTTTTGCCGTTCTTCGTATTGGCCTATTCGAAAATCTACGCGCAATACCCCGACTTCAGGTTCCCGTTCGTCTTCGGTCTCGGCCTCGTATATGCCGTACTGGCTCTCGCCTCATCCCGGATGAAGAACAGGGTAATGTCGACCGTGAATACTCTTATAGCGCTTTCGCTCGTCACATTTGCCGTGCCGCTCAGGCAGATCCCCTTAAGCACGACGGTCATATGGCTGATAGAGCTGCCGTGCATAATGTACATAGGCTGGCGTTTCGGCAAGAAATCTTTCAGGATCTTCGGCCTGATGCTGGCGGCCGCGGTTTTTGTGAGGATAATAACGCTGGATTTTGCCGTATCCGGGGTCTTTACGGTATTCGGCCATGATTTCACGTTGAAAAATTTCATATTCTTCATCGGAGCGCTCTCTTCGTATCTATCCGTCCTTATAGCCAGGCGGATAAATGACGATGTGCGCCTGGAAAAGGAAGGTGCCCTTACGAATGTATACTCATTTTTCGGTACGGTATATCTTACCATGTTCCTGTGGGATACGGCTTCTAAGGCATGGCTGGGGGTGATCTTGTTCGAAGAGGTCTTTATCCTCGCCCTTATAGCGTTTTGGCTTAAGGACAGGGCTTTCCGCATATATTCATACGCGCTTTTGGTCGCCGCCTCATTCGTTTTGATCTTCACGGAGAACGGCCATAACTTCATTTGGATAATGGCGCAGCTGCCGTTATTGCTCATCCTGGGTTTGGGTTATGAGATAAGGCCTGTCCGCGTGATCGCGCTCGTAGGAAGCGCCGTCATATTCATTAAAGCCCTGGCATTCGATTATCATCTTTATTATACGCTGGCGTTCTTCGGGGCCGCGATAACATGGAAGAAAGTAATACTGCTTGCCGGCCTTGCAGCCATGTTTTTGTGTGATTATTTTAACAGGCGTCTCGGGCAAGCGGAACGGTTCGCCGGGGAATACCCGATGGTTAAAGCATATTCCGCGATAGGGACCGCGTATCTTACCCTCTTCCTTTGGGACGCAGTCCCCCTGCGCTGGCTTAGCCTGGCGTGGGCTTTTGAGGCGGCCGCGTTATTATTTACGGGCCGTATGGCAAAAGACGCGTATTTCCGCGCCTATTCACTGGTCCTCCTGGCGATGTTCTCGATCCGGATGGTATTTATCGACGCGAACTGGGGTTTTGAGGCGGTGAACTGGCTTGCCTTTGCGGTCGAGATGGCCCTGTTCGCGGCCTTATATTTCCTATACAAAGGCCTGAAAGAAGCATCGGAATTCGAAAAGGGCGTCCCGCTATCCATCTTCGTCATCGCGGCTATCGTCGCGACGTCTATTATTTTCAAAGAGGTCGGGAGGAATTTTGTAAGCCTGGCCTTGGGCGTCGAGGGCGCGGCGATGTTCGCGATAGGGTTTATGGCCAAAGACAAGGTCTTCAGGATCGGCGGGTTCTGGCTGTTCGGCCTTACTCTTGCCAGGATAATATTGGTCGATATGGCGCATGTCGCGGCAGTCTATAAGATCATAAGCTTCATGGTGCTGGGCGCGATATTCCTGGTCACCTCATTCCTTTATAACAAATACAACGTGGGGAAGGACAAATGA